The following nucleotide sequence is from Perca flavescens isolate YP-PL-M2 chromosome 20, PFLA_1.0, whole genome shotgun sequence.
tacaaagtatttcgaaaaagtaaaaaagtcatagtttagtagggcgatacattttgaaaaaagtcataaaaaaccATGGTATAGGACttgaaaaaaagtagaaaaaagtcatggtatagtatgtcgaaaaaagttggaaacagtcatagtatagttcgtcgaaaaaagtcgaaaaaagtcatagtaataGTATATAGtaggtcaaaaaaagtcatagtatagagtAGGcctatgtcgaataaagtcataaaaaagtcatagaatatataatgtcataaaaatgtcatagtataggcctagtatgtcataaacatttcatattatagtatgccataaaaaatgTCGTGGTAGGCCTATAGTATGTCTAGGCCTATGTCCTAGACTTATACAAAGTCATATTAGCCTACAGTAGGTTATGCaaagaaatacattaaaaaaatgacagtataatatcacataaaaaagtcatattatagtatctCATGAAAAATATGAGACGGACAAAATACACAGAGCTATCTAAAGCCGGAGCTCTACCTAGTGGAGAAGTCACGCTGCACCACTGGTTACTAATGCCCGTCAAAAATAATTCGTATTCGCCCCGTGATTCAGAAATTCCAAATTGTAATGGGCTCTTCCCAGACTGTACAAAAGATGATAgcctacatacatacagtcaTTGGTTCTTCCTTGgtccatgctacacccttccaccaagtttcatgaaatcGAGCCAGTAGTTTTTactaatcctgctgacagactgtaggctacacacaaacaaacaaaccgagCCAAAAACCTGACCTCCTCAGCGGTAGCCTACTATGTGGTCTGGACTCTATGTGGactgtattttctttctttaaaatagaATCATTTTGCAGTAGACTAAGCATTCACATCATCCCTCGAAATATAGCCTATAGAATGCTAGTATCAATAGCCTACAGTTGTTTCTCGTGAACGGTTGTAAAGATGCAGTTGTTTGCATGCTGGGGAGCAAAAATCTGCCTACATTGAAGCAGGTGCATAGCCGACGTCCCTCCCTCAGCTCGGGGGGAGGAGTTTGTGATCTCACCTCACACCTGCAGCTGGTGAGAGTGGGTGTGCCCCGATACTGTCAAGGTTTGATGACACACATCATAATACCACAGAGCCGGTTGCCACAGACAGAGAACGGATAGTCATGGGAAAGACAGGTGGAAGAGGCGACTTTGAATGGGTCTACAATGACCAGCCGCACACTtcaagaagaaaagaaattctGGGTAAGAAATGATAGAATATAAAAGCTTTGTCAACAGTGAGAAATCTGCTGAGTTAAATTCCTGGTTTGTGTGATAGCCTACATTGGAGCGTATGCCACGTTTTTTCCCGGGACTAGTCTACAGTTTCCGAAGATCTTAGCCGGTTGAACCTGTTTAGCTTTTGTTTAACGAGCGATCAGTTAACAATGAATGCGGGTGAAACGTACAAACTAACAATAATCATAATTTTGACCAATTCACTTAGACTAGGCCTAGATGTTAATGGaagttacacatttattttttaaacccaAGTAGAAATATTCTTTCAAACTCCAATGGTAGcctacgtgcagtttagtgtcccaaattcccccaTCCAATTTCCTTAATTTttgaacctgctaaaccacctgtgctGTTTAACAGGTGTTTTATAATGTGCGCTTGACAAGTTTGCCGCTCAAAAAGTCATTTATTAAGTCATTTTTATGCAAATGTGTATTatttacaaacaaaaaaatggcaGGGCGACCCCGTTCTTCGGAAACGATTGTGGCAAATGAGACCAAATGTTTTCCTGGCACTAATACACACAGTTGCCATAATTTACAGTGTAGCCTAAATAAATCATAATAGTCCTAGACTACTTGCCTAACCCCCACTCCTCAAAACTGGTTTTAGAAACACTTCGGCGCTTTTCCGGCCGCACCCCCCGACCCAGTCACGAACGGCTCTGCTCAAATTTGCCACCCGGACCCGAGGGCCCGGGCCCGGCCACTCCAGACCAACCGAAGCTCTTATACTCGCATGGGTATCGCTACGTCTGGGAGGGATTCTGATTTAGAGGCGTTCAGTCACAGATGGTAGCTTTATGGTAGCTTTGGGACACTccgtttttggaaaataatttgggacactaaactgcacgtatagcCTACCATAATTATGAGTGTTTCTTACACTCACTTAGAGAGAGCAAAAGGCATGATGTTAAAGTGTAGACACTCGGATAGCAGTAATGTTTCAGTCTCCCTCGTGACAATTAAATACCAAATGATTTATTGGGGTCTGCTTGAAAATCGAACCAAAACCGATCACCTCATCTTTTGTGTAAACCtgtctatcttttttttctctgacttGGGAGACAAATAACGGCATATTTATAGCAGGTGCAGTTGACAATGACCCCGTGCTTGCTAGGTAACAAGACACATTCCTTGCTCATGACAAACACAGATGCAATGCTGTGCATGAAGTGAGAAGAAAGGCTTTGTGAGAATCGGGGGATCTGGGAGGATCCCTGAAAACGGAACATTTATTCAACAAACAGCTTAAACTATGTCTGTTGTCATTAGTTGATTAATGCAAGAGCATATCCTATCCAATCGGTATCAAGAGTCACCTTTGGTAATCTGATCTATTATGTGCTTCGATTGCAAACCGTTTAGAGGAACAAGATCTGAACCTATTGCTGTACATTTGATCCAGCTTTGTCCACCAGGCGCATGGTTGCTCAGGTGTCAAAAAAGCACATCTAGAAGGTGATGGGTTGTTTCGCCCCACTGAGCTTTGAATtattgaagtgtttttttctttttacttatcCTTTGCCCTGCCCTGATGGGAGAGGCAGAGGGATGCGGGTGTCAGGGGTTGCGTGCCTCATTTCCTTTTTACATGATCATGTGGGATATTTTGATTGACATCATCGTCTACCATTACACTAGAGGTCACACGGCTGATTGTGAATGATTGTGACGAGCGGGTGTAGCCTAAGTTAGCAGCAGGTTTGATATTCGCCGCATAGCCTATTCATTTTCGACTTACCCCCATTCAGTTTCTTCAGTACATTTTGACTATATATgagcagtgttgggcaagttactttcaaaatgtaatacattatagattactagttactgtcatttgagagtaattagttacattacaatattactgtctctgaattgtaatgcgttacactacttttgcattacttttgagttactttcaccaaattaatagcggaagtttgacttggcagctagcttgtgaatttcaccaccggatcagtaaagtctctctttatccactttgatacatcatagattattcataatattttgtataattaatatggatatgcaaagtaactaaagctataaaaaatagataagtaaaacgtacaatatacaaggaggagaaaatgaaaatactcaattaaaagtaacttatggttgtattgaagtacggcattgttgtaaaatgttttatttaaagcacttgaataagaagttcctgtttagtttaaaacagtctaaaggaaatggtcaattatagtgtgattaaaactaattatttacataatttacagtacttgatttacagctgatatgtgaaaaggtccacacccttaatttttttaacagtaatatagttttactgtgaaccgtcacaggaagtgcttttattttgaagtagcctacacggaagttgtctgttgtatactcttgctagcttactgagatgcaacatgtccgtcaagcaaagttgctcactttcttgtttgtaaaactgcaactgtaatcattattaccgttcatgacagcaacatattgaacagtaaatggtcacagtaaaagacaagcgtttttggtcgtcattcgaagcagttccactacaggcatagttactctccacggctgataaactgcaatgatttacgtgtaacaacctaaacattaattcccgacatgtttaaatctgtgagcgtcacctgttgggacacagatgttatgaaataatacgcacggctttttttttcctgtgaacaaatgctttgcggtgttgggaaattcttaaaaaatgttgcattaaaatgcattgtaactcgcgttactgagattgtaacgggtaataatattaccgaaatttaattagtaatgcgttatattactgcgttacagcaaaaaggaatacattactgtaattgcgttacttttgtaacgcgttactcccaacactgtatatgagtgtagtatgttgaggaCAGTTCAGGACactgtataaaaataaaaataaatcacaatggTATTTGTTGTCGCTACCGTTTTATGTGCGAAAACAGCACTTCAGTCTACGTTCTGGCTATTGGCTgagttagggaccgtctacaaattacattgCTCAGGCAGGTGAAATAGACTACTGGGATTTTTTCAGGAAAGAAATCAACAAAagtcaacaaaaatacattttctcattctgattgctgtagtagttgCCAATGGTGGGCTGTTACTTACTACATGTTCATTTTTGCAGATATCTTGCATTATGGTAAAACAGTATGCAATTAAATGATTGAATTATtcaccaaaaatcaacaaaaagacattttctcatcCTGATTGCTGTAGTAATTCCCAACATAAGTGTCCTAGTTACAGGTGACATTTTggtgaaaagtaactacatgCAAGCAGGAGTCATTTATTTTAGACAAattttcacaaaaaataaaccaaataattttttttcattctgatTGCTTTATTACTTTCCAACATAAGTGCCCTAGTAACTACAGGTGAAATTGTGGTAAAGTCAAACTACATGCAAGCAGGAGTCATTTAGTatagaaaaatattcacaaaaaataaacgaaatgattttttttttctcaccataATGCGAGATATCTGCAAAAAAATGCAACAGCCCACCATTGGCAACTAgtacagcaatcagaatgagaacatgTCTCTTTATTGAATTTTGGTGAGTTGTTATAACAATTAATTCCATCCTGCTTCATTAAAACGTGACATATGAGAAAAGTATAACCTGTAGTAAGTAGCAGCCTGTCGTTGGcaactactacagcaatcaAAATGacgaaatgtctttttttttatttttggtgaatattttaaacttttttaattccatcctgtttcactataatgtgacatataacaaaaatatgacctgtagtaaGTAGCAGCCCACCATTGGcaactactacagcaatcagaatgagaaaatgtatttttgttgacttttggtgATTTCTTTCCTGAAAAAATCCCAGTAGTCTATATCATCTGCCTGAGcaatgtaatttgtagacggtccctaattCAAGCAATAGCCGGAACGTAGATTGAAGTGCTGTTTTCGCATGTAAAACGGTAGCTACAACAAATaccattgtgatttttttttttttttttttttttttttttttttttttttaatactgtgtCCTAAAATGTCCTTAACATACTACACCCGTAATGTAGGCCTAGTTGAATTTTATTGAAGAAACTGAATGAGGGGTAAGTCAAAAATGAATATCTGGCAAATATCAAACCTGCTGCTAACTTATACCCTCTATTGTGACGCTGCCTGATGGTCGATCGTTCTAGATAACCTTTAGTTTAAATGGGAGGCTGATGAGTTATGTGACCATAACTGGAATGACTTGTCTCTCTGACATGGTGAAGTTGAAATCCAGCGAGGACGGTACAGCTTTTTCTGCAGGGCAGCTGTAACCTGATGAAACAATGTCCTTTTATGATGTCTGGTTATTGATTTAACTTTATGCCCTGTGGGAGGGCTACATATCTATATGTAGCATACATATCTTATAGGGCTGCATGTGGCAGCTCAAATGATCTGGAACTGTACATTTTGTGTTGATAATGGGCAGACATTATAAGTTTTACTTCTTTCTGCTCCTTTTCATTCATGTTAAATGctgttgttgcatttgttttaaatgaatgaaatgaataaaggaaaaatatctaatcaggggcgtagcacaaaattctgggccctgttgaaaggcattttctatgggcccctcccatccacagctattcattctagcatcttgttgggccctcctcacatgagggccctgggtactcataACATGGCAAGAGACCTACATGCAGTGGAAATTCAACTAAAGCCCTTTTACTTACCATGGCGAGCCCAATTTGCATAGGGGCATTACACAAGTGAGCTGAAAGCATAGACACCGGCCAGATTTGCATGAGCAATCACAGAGCATAGCTATCTTTTATCTAATGCATGATGGTATATACTTTTTAACCTCTGTGATTCTGCAGTTTGGATGAATTTAGGCTGTAAGGTGTGGCAAGTGTAACACATCAGAGGGTGTATGTGAGTCTATTATGTTGTAAATGCCATATGAACtcaatttccttttttctttttcatttggttTCCTTTACTATCTTCCACgcctacctttttttttctcttcaaccTTTAACCCCCCTCCTGCtcttcccctttcttttttttttttcctacaatcACTTCATCTCTGTCCACGTCCCTTTCCAACCCATTTTCGGTTTCCTTCCTCAGCCAAATATCCAGAGATCAAATCCCTGATGGGTCCGGACCCCCAGCTGAAGTGGGTGGTATCAGGCATGGTCCTGACCCAGCTCCTGGCCTGCTACCTGGTCCAAGACCTCTCCTGGAAGTGGATCATCTTCTGGGCTTACGCCTTCGGAGGATGCGTTAACCACTCCCTGACTCTGGCTATCCATGACATCTCTCACAACGTGGCCTTTGGGAACAAGCTAGCAAAGTGGAACCGCTGGTTTGCCATATGGGCCAACCTGCCCATCGGGTTGCCTTACTCTGCCTCCTTTAAGAAGTATCACATCGACCACCATCGGTATCTTGGTGGCGACCAGCTGGATGTTGACATCCCTACAGACATTGAGGGATGGTTCTTCTGCACCCCAGCCAGGAAGGTCCTCTGGCTCTTCCTCCAGCCCTTCTTCTATGCCTTTCGCCCTTTGGTGGTCAATCCTAAACCAGTGGGTCAGCTGGAGATCCTTAATGCAGCTGTTCAGTTCACAGCCGACTTAATTATCTACTATCTATGGGGGCTGAAGCCCATTGTTTACCTCATTGCAGGTTCTATCCTGTGTTTGGGACTGCATCCTATCTCTGGACATTTCATAGCTGAGCATTACATGTTCCTGAAGGGATACGAGACATATTCTTACTATGGACCACTGAACTGGATCACCTTCAATGTTGGATATCACATGGAGCACCATGACTTCCCCAGCATACCTGGCAGTAAACTTCCTCAGGTGAGACTATGTTCTCTAGTAATTTATATGATTATTTAAATCATGACTAACTTTCCAACAGGTCTCTTGTTTGGACCGTGAGATTTTTTCACAAGGTGTGGGCAGATAAGACACGCCCCTCCTGTCTTTCAGAATCTAAACAAAAGGGAATCCGCAGAAGCcacatgtcacttttttcccccactatCATATCAACTGCAGATATTTATCAGATACAGAATAACTGTTGCTCCTCTACCAGAGCATGAGGAGAATCAAAGTGAGATACCTTTTGACACAGCCAACAACTGCTTTTACTAAACTGCTAGTTTGAAAATTCTTATGAGCTATTTTTGTTCTTAAGAGGGACTTGGGATCAGTTTGTTTTAACTATCAAGTCATACATTTTcaggatttattttaaaatgtcactttggaatagaaatgtctttctgtaCTTAAACAGCAGTGCATTATTTTCAGGCTGTCAACATCTGATCACTGATCATCATCACTGTCCAGTGGTAGgttatattttaaaagaaagtACAAGGCCTTTAAGAGAGAAACTACAGTGTGCTTCTATCAGATTTAGTGTCTGTATATGGTATAGatagaaacacttttttttttgttgatcttTTACAAGCTCTCTATTTcacttgatgtttttttatttattttttttattggcagGTCAAGCAAATTGCAGCAGAGTATTATGACTCCTTACCTCAACACACTTCCTGGATCCGGGTGTTATGGGACTTTGTTTTCGACGACAGCATCGGTCCATATGCTAGAATCAAACGGGACTACAAGCTAAGCAAACAGGAATAGATCTGTGATGTTTCCCCTTGACCAGGAATGTGAATTTCTGCCGTTAATAATCTATGGACTATAAAATGTCATTCTCTAGTTTAAATCAATATTATCCTCCATGAAGGGTGTGGATGTCACTGTGTGTAAACATTCTAACATGTTGGGACATCTTAAATCAGTCCTGTGTTTGAGTCACTATAGAGCAAATGAATATGCACATTTCAGTTGAATACATACACAGTGCATGGAAATTGGAAGATAATTCAGAGACAGCCAGATGGTTTACTTACCCCACTAgttattcttgtttttttcctgcTATAAACAGATGGCCCATCTTTGTGACACAGTAATGACATGTCCTTATATCCAGAAGGCACTGAGAATGGCAAAAGGATGATGAGAAGCTAATatatcaacagaaaaaaaatccttataGGATAAAGGtcacacacattctcatgaGGTTTGATAGAGATTgcaatttccttttttattctgCCTACAAGCATTATGTCTTCTGAATTTCTGAATGTGAAAGAAAAGGCACAGAAAGCCTGTCAGATTACCTAAATTAATTTTGAATCCTCTGTGCAGAACAGTGCTGAGGTGGAAAATAAGCATTGAAACTTACCTTTCAGTAAGAAGAGCCTTTTTCATCAGTGAAACCAATTCTGCTTGTTCACAGCTCCATCATGCTGTAAACTGTTTGATTACATCTACAGGGAgtggacaaaataaaacaccttatAATGCAAAAAAAGTAGTTATTTAGAAAATTCCAGTTTTAaatctcatgttttttttgttttttttaaactgtcagGGAATTAACTTAGTGGTTATTTCATGTTGCTCAGCAAATCTCAGTTGGTGAGTCTTCTTGTGGCTACTGGTCCTCCACAAACTACAGTAAATCAACActtcagatgtttttttatttgaactttACAAGCTTTACCAAATTAGTTTACTACAGAGGTATTGTATTGTATGGTGTTTATTTTGTCCAACCACTTGTATGTACAACttaatgtgtgttgtgattGATAAACGTGATTGTTGTTTCTATTTAAATGACTGTACTAAATATTAAAAGACACTGTAAAAGATCTGTTTAAGAAACTACTATGGAGAATATGACTTAGTGGTTGATTCTTTTTCATTTCCTATGTTTTGTGGTAACCAGATGCAACCTTTTCTTATTAAAATATTTCCTAAAACCATGTAAACGTaaacttacacacacatgcgcacacacgcacacgtagATGGTTGACACGTCGATTGCTTTTGTTTGAATGAATTTACTTCCAGCTTTTAAATCAGAACGTAGTTGAGAGCAGACAGAGCGGATAGAATGCAACAACCGATATTCAACCAAATCCTTCAGACACATTTAGCTACCATCACATAGGCCTACCATTCACTTTCTGCACATTCTTATCTAGGTTAGATTTGCATATTCTCAGAGCAACCCCCCTTTATTATTTTCACATTGCTACCATTATCAAGTTCAACATTTCATATATAGAAAGGGGAATCTTCATGGAAACAAACCACTATAATAAATGTACCAccgtttgtatttttttcttcttccccaaatcaaataaaaaaaactaatccatAGAGATGGGGGTTTCATGCATACTTGGGAGGTTCACAAAGCATAGGATGGCTAATAGGTAGTACTATATTGTTTTATATCTAGGTAAAACCAGGTGGCACATTTACAGTTATCTGCTTTTGTGAATGATCCCCAAGTTTCAATTATCTCGCACATCTGCACAGGTAGAGAAAAATGTGTACCTCGGTCACACTGGAGTTGTAGAGCAGACTGTTATTGTGtgttatttgattaattgccAAATAATcaatttctcatttgcaatATTTTGAGCCTCCGACATGAAAGAAAGAGGTCATTTTGGCCAATTGTGGTTCAAACATTAACACGTTTTGCAACATGTCTGGAGAGAAAAGATTAGACACACCCAACACCAGTATGAACAAGGTCATAAAAAgcctgttttttgtgtgtgtttaaatatgccAGTTGAGGACAGGTGAGTCTGCAGCACCATTATGCCCATATTGTGCTTGTTATGAAATAGTTAGggataaactaaacaaaaaatgatagaaaatataaaaggcTGACATAAATGGTGTGCAAGATTCCTTTATCCTTCTATAATATCAATAAAATACTCATTGTCATCAATATCATCATCACCAcagtttttaaataataaaacagtaaaaacttagaaaacaaaaatattttcttcttAAGAATTGGACTGAACAGAGAACAAAGAGTTGCAACACTGGGCTGACTGAGTCTAGGTGCACAGAGAGGACCACAACACCAAACTCAGCACGAATGTCCGTCCATCCCTCAGTTCATCTTTTAGTGTATTTGTCATCCTCTGTTTCAGTTTGTCAGTCCTTTAATCTTTCTTTATCCATCCCTCTGTGtcttctgctcctctgtctTAATAACCTTGCtctgtttctttcattttcGCTGTCCAGCAGACTCAAATGTTGGCACAACATCTCTGCAACTTGCATCATGGCGTCGCTAGGTCACAGAAACATTGAGAGAACATTCCCCTGGTCCTCGTGTCTGTGCATCTGCATGTCcatcctcctccagctcctcctcttGCTTTCCTCCTACTGTTGCTCAGATAAGATTAGGATGTACCGATTCTGCCGATTTCTTGTCTGATGGCTACAAGAAAAGAACGCATTTCAGTGAACATTTCCGCAGCAAAAACTTGCACTTATACTTTGCAAGTCATGTATTTGTTTGTATCAAATGTGTGGGAAAAtggaattttttattttatttatttttacaggcaagtcattaagaacatgttcttatttacaatggcAGCCTGACAAGTGGCATAGCCATTTAGGGAAGGAGGgctagaaaataaatacattagaaatacatacagtttagaaatgacataaaataccTTTTGAAATACTACACAGACAATAGTAAACACTTATAACCAGATAAGTGCACAGGTACATGGGTGagtaagagagggagaaaccgTTCAAATATTTAGCTGGAAAAATGATTATGGCGTCATCAAGCCTTTTCATGTTAGGATTAGTAACATTTTACTGCCAGTGAGTTGTAAAAACTAGTGAGTGGAAAAGATTAAAGATTAAACATGCTTTGTGCTCCtggatatacagtacaatacactTTACAACCACTGCGTTGCTTACCATTTATGATTTCATCTTTCACTTTATGCAACTCGCGTACAACTTCATCCAAGATTTCCTGCAACACAGAACCTGCTTGTGAGTTCAACATTGCAGGGTAAAACCGTTCATCTACAAAGTACTAAACCCATAAAAGTAAAACGCGTTGCTGATACCAACCTGTTTCATCCTGTCAAATTCTGTGTCTGATTCACTAGTACTGCCGATGGGTCTCACTCTGCAACACAAAAGAATAAACTGCGGATGAGCATTACACACTCCATATTTAAGGATTATGtgctgttacattttttttgttgaacatAACAATTTATAGAATCTAAATCCATATTTCATTTCTGTTACCACAATACAGTGCCTTTAGTACAAAGGTTGAGATTTATGATTTATCCCTGTGGTTAATGCTGGAGGTTTGCTATATTATATCCAGATCACACTCCctttactcctcctcctcttattTACAGACCTGGACACCAGTGACGACTTTTCTGTAGAGTTGGATCGTTCCCATGGCTTCTTTAGAGCATCTGGCGAGGGGGAAATAATAAATTACATCAATTCAAAATAACTCTGAAACAGCAGACTATAACGCAGTGCAGGAGATATCTTGTCCTATCATCTAACCTGTAGTTTTATGGGACTAATGCTATACACTAATCTGGTGAGAAGGTTTGTTTTCTACCTGTTGAGTTCTGCTGACCTGGCCCTCTGCCACTGGAGTCGTCCTGCAGGAGAGAAATTAATTATCACTACACAATAGTAAATCAGCTTTGTGCAAGTATCCCAAAGAGGTTAAATTTAAGATCACATCTTAAAGAAATAgttaaacattttgggaaattacACTTATTATGATGAGTAGATATCACtctcaaatatatattatatttatatactatatgttaaatatatatagcCACCGCCAATAGCTTATTAATGTAGCTCAGCTTGGCACAGAGATTGGAAATGGAACGTGCTTGCTCTGTctgaaggtaacaaaatctgtcTACCACCACCTCAAAAGCTCCCAAATTATGTTGAACTATTTTTTGGAAACTGTGCTCTGATTAAGAAATAGTCTAGCACATGACCCCAGAACAACTATaaaattagtgagctttaggtGGATTTTTGTTACCTCTGTACAGACCTAGATCAGTTGTTTGCCCCGGCTTAtagtatttatgctaagctaacaggctgctGGCTCCAGCTCCATATTCAACAGGcagacatgagagtgatatCAATATTTTCATCTAACATTAACATTcaatttttccaaaaatgtcaaactattaagGCACAAGACTTACTTCATCAGGTTTCTCTGAAGCTTTCCGTCTGTGAGAGGTGAGTACATGAGCAAACAGTGAGATACACATACAAATAATTGAGTAACTGGTGCAGAAAGATTGAGACATGGATAAAATACTATTTAGTTTATTTCCTTATTGAGATGAACATTTACTACAAGTAAAGCAGAACCAGGAAGACCAAAATGAAAACGTTAGTATGATATGGTGAATGGCTGACAGAACAGGTATTTTCTCATGTCTCTCTGCATGATTAATTCAAGGGAAATGTGACTGGTGAATATGTTGGTGTAGCTGTTTTACCTGCGAGCTAGTAAGGCATTCATCTCCTGCATCAGTCCCTCCCCACCACCTCCACTGCCACCACTAGAACGATTGGAGTCACTTTTGCCACCAGACCCGGGCGGACTGTTCTCATCCTGAAGAACACATTACCAAATGGGTTGCAGTTTTTTTCTGTGGGGGTTTCTGGACTAAGGGCGCTCTATGTGTCTTTACCCTATTACTCcataaaatacacaaataacaCGGCTTCAACACGTAGCTACTGATAAAGTAGAACCAGAAGGACTGGATCTCCAAAGCTTTAACCATGGAGGCTCACCCTATGGACTTTACGTAATTTGGCTCC
It contains:
- the degs2 gene encoding sphingolipid delta(4)-desaturase/C4-monooxygenase DES2, yielding MGKTGGRGDFEWVYNDQPHTSRRKEILAKYPEIKSLMGPDPQLKWVVSGMVLTQLLACYLVQDLSWKWIIFWAYAFGGCVNHSLTLAIHDISHNVAFGNKLAKWNRWFAIWANLPIGLPYSASFKKYHIDHHRYLGGDQLDVDIPTDIEGWFFCTPARKVLWLFLQPFFYAFRPLVVNPKPVGQLEILNAAVQFTADLIIYYLWGLKPIVYLIAGSILCLGLHPISGHFIAEHYMFLKGYETYSYYGPLNWITFNVGYHMEHHDFPSIPGSKLPQVKQIAAEYYDSLPQHTSWIRVLWDFVFDDSIGPYARIKRDYKLSKQE